DNA sequence from the Amycolatopsis sp. Hca4 genome:
CTCGCCACAGATGGCGTGCACCTCGCCGGCGGCGACGGTGAGGTTGACGTCGGAGTTGGCCACCACGCCGGGAAAGCGCTTGGTGATCCCGGTCAGCTGGACGGCGGGGGCGCCCCGGTCGGGGACGGCCTCGGCCGGGGCCTCGGCTGTGCTCATGGGCGGGAGAATTCCCTATCTCGTGTAAACGCGTGAGGGGCCCGGAGGAGAGTTCCTCCGAGCCCCGGACACGTCGTGAGCTACTTCTGCGGCTTGTCCGAAACGGTGATGGCACCCGAGATGATCTGGGCCTTGTAGCCGTCCAGAACATCCTTGATGTCGTCGACCTTGCCGCCGGAGGTGGCGTAGCCGACGCCGTCGACCTTGAGGTCGAACCGCTTCGGCAGGACGCTCAGATCGCCCTTGGCGACGGCCTGCACGTAGTCGAACACCGCGACGTCGACGCGCTTGAGCATGGACGTGATGATGACGTCCTTGTCGGCCTCGACGGTCTTCTGGTTGTACTGGTCGGAGTCGACCCCGATGGCCAGCGCGTTGCCCGCCTTGGCGGCGTCGAAGACGCCCTTACCCGAGGCGCCCGCGGCGTGGTAGACCACGTCCGCGCCCTTGGCGATCTCGGCCGCGGCCTTCGCGTTGCCCTTCGGCGGGTCCTGGAACCCGGAGAAGTCACCGGCCGGGGTCAGGTACTCGTCCTCGATCTTGATCTTGGACGAAACGGTTTTCGCGCCCTGCAGGAAGCCCGCTTCGAACTTCTGGATCAGCGGGGTGTTGACACCGCCGACGAAGCCGATGTGGCAGTTCTTGCTCTTGTACGCGGCGGCGACGCCGGCCAGGAACGAGCCCTGCTCCTCGGCGAAGACCAGCGGCGTCACGTTCGGCAGCTGGATCGAGTCGTCGTCGACGATGGCGAACTTGGTGTTCGGGTACTTGGCCGCGACGACCTTGACCGACGGCGCGTAGGCGAAGCCGACCGCGATGATCGGGTTCAGGCCCGAGGAGGCCATCTGGTCGAGGCGCTGCTGCTTGGCCGACTCGGCCTCGCTGGCGGAGGCGGTGCTCTCGCTGACCGTCGTCACGCCGAGGTCGGACTTCGCCTTGTCGGTGCCCGCGGCGGCGGCGTCGTTGAACGACGCGTCACCCCGGCCGCCGACGTCGAAGGCCAGGCCGATCTTCAGCTGGCTGCCGTCGACCTTGCCACCGGCCGCGGTCGAGCTGCTGGCGGCGGCGGGCGCCGCGGGCGGCTTCTGCGCGGTGACGCAGTCGGAACCGCCCGTCGAGGCCGCGGTGTTGTTCGAGCTGTTACCACCGCCGGAATCCTTGGCGCACCCGGCCAGGGTGAGCACCCCGGCCATGGCCGCGGCGGCCAGCGCGGTTCCACGCATGCGACGCAACGTGTGTCTCCCTCCCCGCTGATCCAGCGGATGGTCAAGGGCACGACCCGGCCCTACTGCCGGGTCGACCGCCAGACCGTACCCGCCGGACCGGAAGGCGCCATAGGAAAGGCACGCTACGTAACACAAACGTTTACTCACGAGTCGCGCGCGCGACGAATCGGACACCGAACGTGATCATCGGGCCGATCGGAAACGACTTTCGGCGGGTCGTTTCGCTTTGGGACGGCGAAAATGCCGTTTCGTGTCACTCAGTGTGCCGGGCTGACCGGTGAGTGGGCCAGCCCGGTCACTCTGTGAGATGACGATCGTTCAGCCGCAGGTGAGCCGGGCGGCTGCCCAGTCGCTGCGGTCGTACGAGTTCCCGTCGCCGCCGTCGGTGACGACCAGCCGCAGGTACTGCGCCCCGTGCAGGTCCGCCGCCAGCGGCGTCGCCGGGTCCTGCCAGGTCCGCACCCCGGTCGAGGCGGCCTTCGCGGCGTCCGCGTAGACCTCGAACGTCGCCGAACCCTGCTTGTTCGTCGCCTCGCGCTCGTCGTCGACGCCGACGTCCGCGGTGAACGCCGTACAACGTCCGCCCAGGTAGAACACCACTTCGCTCGGCGCGTGCGCCCCGAGGCCCTTCGGGTACACCACGCCGTTGACGGTCAGCGGCTTGCCGTCGCCCGCCGGGATGCCGCCGTTGGACATGTCCCGCTCGACCGGCCCGTAGCCGTTCTTCTCCGCCGCCCAGCGCAGGTCACTGGCCCACGACGGCGCCGACGGCGGAGCCGCGGGCACCGTCAGCTGTTGTTCACCGGACCAGGTGACCGGCCCGAACCCGGCCGTGCGATAGGTGACACCGCCGTGCAGCACCGCCGTCGTGCCCTCGGTGCCGGACGGCGGGGTGACCCGCCACCGCCCCGAAGCCGTCTCGCCGGTCCCGAGCACGAGCTTCCGCGGCCGCGCGACCTGCTCGACGTGCCAGCCCGGGGGCGCGCTCAGCGTCACGCGCGGGTCGAACACCGGGACCCGGCCCTCGTCGGTGGCGGACACGGTCACCTCGAACGGCCGCCCGGCTGGCGTGATCTCGCCCGGGACGCCGGCCACCGGCGCGGCGACCTCGACCCCGGTGCTCACCAGCGGCGGGTTCCGCCACCACGCGCCGCCCGCGTGGACGCGGTAGACGGCCGTCGCGTGCGGCGGGACGACCGCGGCGATCCGGCCCGCCGTCTGCAGGTCGCGGTGGGCCCAGAGGTCGCGTGCGGTGTAGCCGACGGCGTTCGGCAGGCCGGCGGCGGCCGCGGTGGTGGCGATCGGCGCGCTCGACGTCGTCTCGTTGAACAGCGCGATCGCCACGTCGCCGTTTTCCAGGGGCTTGGCGAACACCCAGTGTCCGTCCTGGTTGGACAGCACGCGGGCCTGGACGCCGCGGCGGTCCTGGTCGAGCGCGATGACCTCGGCGTTGCGCAGGACGTCGAAGTTCGCCGGCGACACCTTGCGCAGGTCGGCGCCGATGAGCAGCGGGGCGGCCATCATCGCCCACAGCGAGAAGTGGGAGCGGTACTCCTCGGTCGTCATGCCGCCGTTGCCGACCTCGAGCATGTCGGGATCGTTCCAGTGCCCCGGCCCGGCGTACGGCGCGAGCGGCGCGTTCGCCTTGAGGATCTGCAGCACCTTGGCCCAGTTGTCCTTGATGTCGCCGGTGGTCCGCCACAGGTGGCCGACGTCGGCGCCCCACGTCCACGGCTTGTTCTCGCCCCACTCGCAGAGCGAGTACACGATCGGGCGACCGGTCTTCAGCAGCGCGTCGCGCATCTTCGTGTAGCGCTCGAGCGCCGGGCGGCCCTGGTTGTTGCAGTTGTCGTACTTGAGGTAGTCGACGCCCCAGTCCGCGAACGTCTGCGCGTCGACGTCCTCGTGGTCGAGCGCGCCGGGCTGCGTCTTCGCGCAGGTCAGCGTGCCCGCGCTGGTGTAGATGCCGAACTTGAGCCCCTTCGCGTGGACGTAGTCGGCCAGCGCCTTGATGCCGCTCGGGAACCGGGCCTTGTTCGCCTGCATGCGCCCGTCGGCGTCGCGGGAGGGCTCGGCCCAGCAGTCGTCGACGTTGACGTACTCGTAGCCGGCGGCCTTCAGTCCTTTGTCGACGAAGATGTCGGCGGTGTCGCGGATGAGCTGCTCGTCCACGGCACAGCCGGTGGTGTTCCAGTTGTTGAAGCCCATCGGTGGTGTCAGCGCCAGTCCGCCGGGCAGTGCCCGCGCGGGCGTGACCGACACCACGGGCAGCAGCACCGCGACGGCGATCACCAGGCCGAGTCGTCGCACCAGAACGTCACCCCATCGTGAGAGATCCGATGTTTGCCCGAGCGACGCTAAAGACGGCGTCAGGGTTGGTCAATGACAGACCGGTATCACCAGCCTTTCGGCGTAGCGCATCAGATATCAGATCTCCTAGACGTCCGATCTCCGGTGAGCGGGACACGACTGGCCGCCACGCCACCGAGTGCGCTGCGCCACACCGCCGGGTGGCGGCACGGGAGCGCCGGTGTCTGGTCCATCACAGAGGGGAACCCGGAGGTGAGCCGCCTTCCGGGTGCGGGTCTAGCATCCGATTCATCCAGGCTCGATGACGTTGATCTCGGCACAGCCGCCGTTCCCGCGGCGACAGCGGACCTCACGGCCACCGGGCGCACAGTCAGACGTTGGAGGCCGTTCACCGATGTCCACCACGGCGAGCCATGCCCCCGAGGCAGGGGCGAGCGATCGGGCGGGTGCCTCACGCCGGCAGGGGACCTTCTACCGGGGTGACCCCGGCATGTGGTCCTGGGTGCTGCACCGCATCACCGGCGTGCTCACATTCTTCTTCCTGTTCGTGCACGTGCTCGACACCGCGCTGGTGCGCGTGTCGCCGAACACGTACGACCAGGTCATCGAGACCTACAAGACGCCGATCGTGAACCTCCTGGAGGTCGGCCTGGTCGGCGCGGTGCTGTTCCACGCGCTCAACGGCATCCGCGTCATGCTGGTCGACTTCTGGTCGAAGGGGCCGAAGCTGCAGAAGGCGATGCTGTGGGTCATCGGCGTCGTCTGGGTCGTCGTGATGGTCCCCGGTGCGTTCTTCATGCTGAAGCGCACCGTCGAAACGCTCTTCGGGGGTAACTGACATGGCCGACCTCGCTCTCGCCAGCCCCCGCTCGCCGAAGCGCCCGGCCGCGCGCCGCAGCAACTTCGAGCTCTACAGCTGGCTGTTCATGCGGATCTCCGGCATGGCGCTGGTCATCCTGGTGCTCGGCCACCTGCTGATCATGAACATCCTCGACGGCGGCGTGCACCGGATCAACTGGGGCTTCGTCGCCGGCCGCTGGGCCTCGCCGTTCTGGCAGTTCTGGGACCTGGCCATGCTCTGGCTCGCCGAGATCCACGGCGGCAACGGCCTGCGCGTCATCATCGACGACTACGCCCGCAAGGACAGCACGCGGTTCTGGCTGAAGATCCTGCTCTACGTCTCGATGGTGCTCATCCTGGCCGTCGGCACGATGGTGATCTTCACGTTCGACCCGAACATGCCCGCGAACTGAAGCCACGGAGACTTTCCCCATGCAGTTCCACAAGTACGACGTGGTGATCGTCGGCGCCGGCGGCGCCGGCATGCGCGCGGCCATCGAGTCCGGCCAGCGCGCCCGCACCGCGGTCCTCACCAAGCTCTACCCGACCCGGTCCCACACCGGCGCGGCCCAGGGCGGCATGTGCGCCGCGCTGGCGAACGTCGAAGAGGACAACTGGGAGTGGCACACCTTCGACACGGTCAAGGGCGGCGACTACCTCGTCGACCAGGACGCCGCGGAGATCATGGCCAAGGAGGCCATCGACGCGGTGCTCGACCTGGAGAAGATGGGCCTGCCGTTCAACCGGACGCCCGAGGGCAAGATCGACCAGCGCCGCTTCGGCGGGCACACGCGTGACCACGGCAAGGCCGCGGTGCGCCGCGCCTGCTACGCCGCGGACCGCACCGGTCACATGATCCTGCAGACGCTGTACCAAAACTGCGTCAAGTACGGCACGGAGTTCTTCAACG
Encoded proteins:
- a CDS encoding BMP family protein, whose product is MRGTALAAAAMAGVLTLAGCAKDSGGGNSSNNTAASTGGSDCVTAQKPPAAPAAASSSTAAGGKVDGSQLKIGLAFDVGGRGDASFNDAAAAGTDKAKSDLGVTTVSESTASASEAESAKQQRLDQMASSGLNPIIAVGFAYAPSVKVVAAKYPNTKFAIVDDDSIQLPNVTPLVFAEEQGSFLAGVAAAYKSKNCHIGFVGGVNTPLIQKFEAGFLQGAKTVSSKIKIEDEYLTPAGDFSGFQDPPKGNAKAAAEIAKGADVVYHAAGASGKGVFDAAKAGNALAIGVDSDQYNQKTVEADKDVIITSMLKRVDVAVFDYVQAVAKGDLSVLPKRFDLKVDGVGYATSGGKVDDIKDVLDGYKAQIISGAITVSDKPQK
- a CDS encoding NPCBM/NEW2 domain-containing protein, whose amino-acid sequence is MRRLGLVIAVAVLLPVVSVTPARALPGGLALTPPMGFNNWNTTGCAVDEQLIRDTADIFVDKGLKAAGYEYVNVDDCWAEPSRDADGRMQANKARFPSGIKALADYVHAKGLKFGIYTSAGTLTCAKTQPGALDHEDVDAQTFADWGVDYLKYDNCNNQGRPALERYTKMRDALLKTGRPIVYSLCEWGENKPWTWGADVGHLWRTTGDIKDNWAKVLQILKANAPLAPYAGPGHWNDPDMLEVGNGGMTTEEYRSHFSLWAMMAAPLLIGADLRKVSPANFDVLRNAEVIALDQDRRGVQARVLSNQDGHWVFAKPLENGDVAIALFNETTSSAPIATTAAAAGLPNAVGYTARDLWAHRDLQTAGRIAAVVPPHATAVYRVHAGGAWWRNPPLVSTGVEVAAPVAGVPGEITPAGRPFEVTVSATDEGRVPVFDPRVTLSAPPGWHVEQVARPRKLVLGTGETASGRWRVTPPSGTEGTTAVLHGGVTYRTAGFGPVTWSGEQQLTVPAAPPSAPSWASDLRWAAEKNGYGPVERDMSNGGIPAGDGKPLTVNGVVYPKGLGAHAPSEVVFYLGGRCTAFTADVGVDDEREATNKQGSATFEVYADAAKAASTGVRTWQDPATPLAADLHGAQYLRLVVTDGGDGNSYDRSDWAAARLTCG
- the sdhC gene encoding succinate dehydrogenase, cytochrome b556 subunit, with translation MSTTASHAPEAGASDRAGASRRQGTFYRGDPGMWSWVLHRITGVLTFFFLFVHVLDTALVRVSPNTYDQVIETYKTPIVNLLEVGLVGAVLFHALNGIRVMLVDFWSKGPKLQKAMLWVIGVVWVVVMVPGAFFMLKRTVETLFGGN
- a CDS encoding succinate dehydrogenase hydrophobic membrane anchor subunit translates to MADLALASPRSPKRPAARRSNFELYSWLFMRISGMALVILVLGHLLIMNILDGGVHRINWGFVAGRWASPFWQFWDLAMLWLAEIHGGNGLRVIIDDYARKDSTRFWLKILLYVSMVLILAVGTMVIFTFDPNMPAN